The following are encoded together in the Synergistaceae bacterium genome:
- a CDS encoding iron ABC transporter permease, producing the protein MQKNNTFDAGFIAKVFGLALFLYLFLGFMVMPCLNTLTSIFTTNNDPLAVIKFFMAGTMPLFVWNSLKLAICLVITVNIVGISIVLLTEYFDIKGASILRMGYMTTLIYSGVALVTGYQFLYDTNGMMTTWLAQIFPHMNRQWFSGFNAVLFTMTFACTSNHALFLRNAIRNIDYNTVEAARNLGASPFKVLFRVVMPTLLPTLFSLTVMTFITGLCAMSAPTLLGYNSINPEIVRLAGSSAADESFPQARAALLSVILAMFTIILLSVLNHYERKGHYLSVSKTKAKLVKQKINSPFWNVTAHLYAYILFVIYMTPVVMIVLFSFQNYPAIRSKMLNLTDWTFINYFGTQNYEYMTSRGRLRTRIGSISGVFSNSDAVGGIRLSFIMSAVAAALACVIVVLAVSYIFKNRNKKRALITESCLLFPWLLPTILICYSYRIFFNREVWYVFGNNLYWRENVRFLIIMAYTVTKLPFALRMIKAAFYAIDDELEDAAKNLGASPVYTFLKVKLPIILPSVLAVFALNFNALFTEYDMGATFQSSYGKTYAMIIQNMTMEEGREGYNINASGRRCASTVFIMIVSGIILYLVYGVGARDLGERLEARKKWRKRWARLTGKKTE; encoded by the coding sequence ATGCAGAAAAATAACACTTTCGACGCAGGATTTATCGCAAAAGTTTTCGGACTCGCGCTATTTCTATATTTATTTCTGGGATTTATGGTCATGCCGTGTTTGAATACTTTAACGTCAATTTTTACGACCAATAATGACCCTCTTGCAGTCATAAAATTTTTCATGGCCGGAACTATGCCGCTTTTTGTGTGGAACTCGCTTAAACTTGCAATTTGTCTTGTCATTACAGTAAATATCGTCGGAATTAGTATCGTACTCTTAACCGAATATTTTGACATCAAAGGCGCGTCAATTTTGCGAATGGGTTATATGACGACATTAATTTATTCGGGCGTGGCACTGGTTACGGGCTATCAATTTTTATACGACACAAACGGAATGATGACGACTTGGCTGGCTCAAATTTTCCCGCATATGAATCGTCAATGGTTTTCGGGCTTCAACGCTGTATTATTCACAATGACATTTGCATGTACGTCAAATCACGCGTTATTTCTGCGCAACGCCATTAGAAATATAGATTACAACACAGTCGAGGCAGCTAGAAATTTGGGTGCGAGTCCCTTCAAAGTTTTATTCCGCGTTGTAATGCCGACTCTTTTGCCTACTTTATTTTCACTAACTGTAATGACATTTATAACGGGACTTTGTGCGATGTCAGCACCGACTCTGTTAGGTTATAATTCAATAAATCCCGAAATAGTGAGATTAGCAGGTTCAAGCGCAGCAGATGAGTCATTTCCTCAGGCACGTGCGGCACTCTTGAGCGTGATACTTGCGATGTTCACGATTATATTATTAAGCGTCCTGAATCACTATGAGCGCAAGGGGCATTATTTATCGGTCTCGAAGACTAAAGCAAAACTCGTGAAGCAAAAAATTAACAGCCCGTTCTGGAATGTAACAGCACATCTTTACGCGTATATATTATTTGTGATTTACATGACTCCTGTTGTAATGATTGTCTTGTTCTCGTTCCAGAATTATCCGGCAATAAGAAGTAAAATGCTGAATCTAACTGACTGGACGTTCATAAATTATTTCGGCACGCAAAATTATGAGTACATGACATCACGAGGCAGATTAAGGACTCGAATCGGTTCAATTTCGGGAGTATTCTCAAATTCTGACGCGGTCGGGGGCATAAGACTTTCATTTATTATGTCTGCTGTAGCTGCTGCACTTGCCTGCGTTATAGTAGTGCTTGCGGTCTCGTACATTTTCAAGAATCGCAACAAGAAACGTGCATTAATTACAGAAAGCTGCTTATTATTTCCGTGGCTGTTACCTACGATTTTAATATGCTACTCGTATAGAATATTTTTTAATCGCGAAGTCTGGTATGTGTTCGGGAATAATTTATACTGGCGTGAAAACGTGAGATTCTTAATAATAATGGCGTATACAGTTACAAAATTGCCGTTTGCCTTGAGAATGATCAAAGCAGCATTTTACGCGATAGATGACGAACTTGAGGACGCAGCAAAAAATTTAGGAGCTTCACCGGTTTATACGTTCTTGAAAGTGAAATTGCCGATTATATTGCCGAGTGTGTTAGCTGTATTTGCGTTAAATTTCAATGCATTATTTACAGAATACGATATGGGCGCGACGTTTCAATCATCGTACGGGAAGACCTACGCAATGATAATACAAAATATGACAATGGAAGAAGGCCGGGAGGGCTATAACATAAATGCGTCTGGGCGGCGTTGTGCGTCGACAGTGTTTATCATGATAGTTTCGGGGATAATTCTTTATTTAGTCTATGGCGTGGGAGCAAGGGATCTCGGCGAAAGATTAGAAGCGCGTAAAAAATGGCGTAAACGTTGGGCAAGACTCACAGGCAAGAAAACAGAATAA
- a CDS encoding ABC transporter ATP-binding protein codes for MIKLNNIFVKFDQFEALRDINVHVKEGQFYTFLGPSGCGKTTTLRTITGFIEPSSGSVLMRGQDITHVPIEKRNIGIVFQSYALFPTMTVYDNIAFGLKIKKLSKPEIKQKVTEIAEKVDLTPEQLQKAVSQLSGGQQQRVAIARALVTEPVIICMDEPLSNLDAKLRVQLRNELKKMQREFGITTIYVTHDQEEALTLSDCISVFNKGVIEQTGTPNEIYNHSSTEFVANFIGDINKLEPHITSTLNLPSNQNHFIRLERIRVNNESDTGFDGTIESEEYYGLYIKYYIRTEGQVLKVIEKNDGINLYSTGDSVKVIINPSDIMSYHA; via the coding sequence GTGATAAAGCTGAACAACATTTTTGTAAAGTTTGACCAGTTCGAGGCTCTTCGCGATATCAACGTTCATGTAAAAGAAGGACAGTTCTACACGTTTTTAGGCCCATCAGGCTGCGGAAAGACTACAACATTACGCACGATAACGGGTTTTATTGAGCCTTCGTCGGGAAGTGTTTTAATGCGCGGTCAAGATATTACACACGTCCCAATCGAGAAACGCAATATCGGAATCGTTTTCCAGTCTTACGCACTTTTTCCTACAATGACAGTGTATGATAATATCGCATTCGGACTCAAGATAAAGAAGTTGAGCAAGCCCGAAATTAAGCAAAAAGTTACGGAAATTGCAGAAAAAGTTGACTTAACCCCCGAACAATTGCAAAAAGCAGTGAGTCAGCTTTCAGGAGGCCAGCAGCAAAGAGTCGCAATCGCCCGCGCACTTGTTACAGAACCTGTAATTATCTGCATGGACGAGCCTTTATCGAATCTCGACGCAAAATTAAGAGTCCAGCTCCGCAACGAACTCAAGAAAATGCAGCGCGAATTTGGCATCACTACAATTTACGTGACTCACGATCAGGAAGAAGCATTGACTCTCTCCGACTGCATATCAGTATTCAACAAAGGCGTAATCGAGCAGACAGGAACACCCAACGAAATTTATAATCACTCAAGCACGGAATTTGTAGCAAACTTTATCGGCGACATTAACAAACTCGAACCTCATATAACGAGCACGCTAAATCTCCCGTCAAATCAGAATCATTTTATCAGGCTTGAGAGAATAAGAGTCAATAACGAGTCAGACACAGGCTTTGACGGCACAATCGAGTCAGAAGAATATTACGGGCTTTACATCAAATATTATATCCGCACAGAAGGCCAAGTCTTGAAGGTAATCGAGAAAAACGACGGAATCAACCTTTACAGCACGGGCGACTCAGTGAAAGTTATAATCAACCCGTCCGACATCATGAGCTATCACGCTTAA
- a CDS encoding heavy-metal-associated domain-containing protein, which produces MIKKLIHIDGMGCQNCVKHVHEALTNLESVIEAEVSLEKNSALITLSGDIDDSEIINAIDEAGYDVTKIEAA; this is translated from the coding sequence ATGATTAAAAAATTAATTCACATTGACGGAATGGGCTGCCAAAATTGCGTTAAACACGTTCACGAGGCATTAACGAATCTTGAGTCAGTTATTGAAGCTGAAGTGAGTCTTGAGAAAAACTCGGCACTTATCACACTTTCGGGCGACATAGACGACTCAGAAATTATTAACGCAATCGATGAGGCAGGCTACGACGTAACAAAGATCGAAGCAGCATAA
- a CDS encoding carbon starvation protein A — protein sequence MYSFLGGLVILVLGYMIYGFIVDKIFGPDDRKTPCVEHPDGVDFVPISAGRAFLIQLLNIAGLGPIFGALSGAIWGPQVDLWIVFGTIFAGAVHDYLVGMLSVRNDGASVSEITGKYLGGFMLQIMRVFSVVLLVMVGVVFMVGPAGLLAKLFVQGTSAVSGSASAATSLWGYSVAEWTKILTIVILVYYFLATLLPIDKVIGKIYPLFGLCLIFMAIGIGGVTVMNHVNGVKPMIEVWEGLYNMHPDAANQPIWPLMFITVACGAISGFHATQSPLMARCLTSERKGRFVFYGAMVAEGIIALIWASAGIAFYNTGTGGEFSTAALAAIKGGNSNSVYEISIGLLGPVGSILAILGVVACPITSGDTAFRSARLTIADWFKIDQKGFAPRLILAVPLLAAGYFISLADYTIVWRYFSWSNQTLAMIALWAGAVYLCRNVAPGRGFIAAIPATFMSAVSVTYFCIAPECYLMLDRTLAYGIGIGVAVLFCLIYLFKVYFPATKK from the coding sequence ATGTATTCGTTTTTGGGCGGACTTGTAATATTAGTTCTCGGCTATATGATTTACGGTTTTATCGTTGATAAGATTTTCGGGCCTGACGACAGAAAGACTCCTTGCGTTGAACATCCGGACGGCGTTGACTTTGTGCCGATTTCAGCGGGAAGAGCGTTTTTGATTCAGCTTCTCAACATTGCGGGACTTGGGCCGATATTTGGTGCATTATCCGGAGCGATTTGGGGGCCTCAGGTTGATTTATGGATTGTATTCGGAACAATTTTTGCCGGTGCTGTTCACGATTATTTAGTGGGTATGCTTTCAGTCAGGAACGACGGCGCGAGCGTTTCAGAAATTACCGGAAAATATTTAGGCGGCTTTATGCTTCAAATTATGCGTGTATTTTCTGTTGTATTGCTCGTAATGGTCGGAGTTGTCTTCATGGTCGGTCCTGCAGGTTTGCTCGCGAAATTATTTGTTCAGGGTACAAGCGCAGTTTCCGGCAGTGCATCAGCTGCTACAAGTTTATGGGGCTATAGTGTTGCTGAATGGACAAAAATTTTAACGATTGTAATACTTGTTTATTATTTCCTCGCGACTCTTCTTCCTATTGATAAAGTAATCGGAAAAATTTATCCGTTGTTCGGGCTTTGCTTAATTTTCATGGCAATAGGAATCGGCGGCGTTACAGTCATGAATCACGTAAACGGAGTCAAGCCCATGATTGAAGTATGGGAAGGACTTTACAACATGCACCCTGACGCAGCAAATCAGCCTATTTGGCCGTTAATGTTCATCACAGTTGCATGCGGTGCTATTTCGGGATTCCATGCGACTCAGTCTCCGTTAATGGCTCGCTGCTTGACTTCAGAGCGTAAAGGAAGATTTGTATTTTACGGTGCAATGGTTGCAGAAGGTATTATCGCATTAATATGGGCTTCAGCAGGTATAGCATTCTACAACACAGGAACGGGCGGCGAGTTCTCAACAGCAGCACTTGCAGCAATAAAGGGCGGTAACTCTAACTCAGTCTACGAAATTTCAATTGGTTTGCTTGGCCCCGTAGGAAGTATTCTCGCGATTTTGGGCGTTGTTGCATGTCCGATTACTTCAGGAGATACAGCTTTCAGAAGTGCAAGATTAACAATTGCTGACTGGTTCAAGATTGATCAAAAAGGTTTTGCGCCTCGTTTGATTCTTGCAGTGCCGTTACTTGCAGCAGGATATTTTATTTCGTTAGCTGATTACACGATCGTATGGCGTTATTTCTCATGGTCGAATCAGACTCTAGCAATGATCGCATTATGGGCGGGAGCTGTTTATCTTTGCAGGAACGTAGCACCCGGACGCGGATTTATTGCGGCAATTCCGGCTACTTTCATGAGCGCAGTAAGTGTTACATATTTCTGTATTGCTCCTGAATGTTACTTAATGCTTGACAGAACTCTTGCTTATGGAATCGGAATCGGTGTTGCAGTATTATTCTGCCTGATTTATTTATTCAAAGTTTATTTCCCTGCAACAAAAAAGTAG
- a CDS encoding amino acid racemase → MLSKPVKTLGVLGGMGPAACAEFLRILAKDSPAKNDSQHPKIIMLSDPETPDRSDGLMGLGPDPEPVIRKNLFKLAEWGADLLAVPCNTAHYFIDRFRKDLPVPLIHIVESTVEAARELSQGNCSWLLATDGTIKSLIYQTCAEKLNYHFLRPSREQQNNIQSCIRLVKAGDLHTAGELLRDTVNQLWRERNVPVTMGCTEIPLAYAVSGLPDDKQVSSLQSLSNACIRVLYEL, encoded by the coding sequence ATGCTGTCAAAACCTGTGAAAACTTTAGGCGTTCTCGGAGGAATGGGCCCCGCTGCATGTGCTGAATTTCTTAGAATCTTGGCCAAAGACTCACCCGCAAAAAATGATTCTCAGCACCCGAAAATTATAATGCTCTCAGATCCAGAGACTCCAGACAGAAGCGACGGCCTTATGGGACTCGGCCCTGATCCTGAACCGGTTATCAGGAAAAATTTATTTAAGCTCGCGGAATGGGGAGCAGATTTACTCGCCGTGCCCTGCAACACCGCACATTATTTTATTGACAGATTCAGAAAAGATTTGCCCGTACCGCTGATTCATATTGTGGAGTCAACTGTCGAAGCTGCTAGAGAATTGAGTCAGGGTAATTGTTCGTGGTTATTAGCTACTGACGGGACGATAAAAAGTTTAATTTACCAGACCTGCGCGGAAAAATTGAATTATCACTTCTTGAGACCATCGCGGGAACAGCAAAATAATATTCAATCATGCATAAGACTCGTTAAAGCCGGAGATCTGCACACAGCCGGTGAACTTTTACGCGATACAGTAAATCAATTATGGCGTGAACGTAATGTGCCTGTTACAATGGGCTGCACTGAAATCCCGTTAGCTTATGCCGTGTCGGGACTTCCTGATGATAAACAAGTTTCTAGCTTGCAATCTCTTAGTAACGCGTGCATTCGTGTTTTATACGAGCTGTAA